The Deltaproteobacteria bacterium genome contains the following window.
ACGTGCCCATCTCCATCGCGGTGGGCATCGTGAACAACGACGCCGTGCTCGTCGACGTGGAGACCCTGTGCGCCGACGACTACAGCGAGGAGGCCATCGTCCGCGACTTCTGGGAGCGGGTCGAACGCTTCAACGGCACGCTGGTGTCGTTCAACGGCCGCAACTTCGACCTCCCCGTCCTGGAGCTCCACGCTCTCAAGTACGGTTGCAGCGCGCCGCGCTACTTCAACCAGCGCTTCGGGCACCGCTACCGCTACTCGGAAGACGGCCACTACGACCTCTACGAGTTCATCGGCAACCACGGCGTCAACCGCATCCGCGGCGGCTTCGACCTCCTGTGCAAGCTCATCGGCCTGCGCGGCAAGGGCAACATCGACGGCTCCATGGTCCAGGACCTCTGGGAGGAGGGCCGGCTGGCGGAGATCCACGAGTACTGCCGCCAGGACGTGATCCAGACCTACTTCCTGCTGCTGAGGGTGGAGCGGATGCGGGGCCGCATCGACGAAAGCCGGTACGAGGCGGCGTGGGCCGCCACGGCACGCTTCCGCGAGCGGCTCGAAGCGGCCGGCCCCTCCAAGGACGACGGCGACGACGGTGCCGCCGCACCGTGA
Protein-coding sequences here:
- a CDS encoding 3'-5' exonuclease; this encodes MTYAVFDIETRIDKALVKSVYAPHDDVSDRVAYERLRAERVAETGSDFLPLSFHVPISIAVGIVNNDAVLVDVETLCADDYSEEAIVRDFWERVERFNGTLVSFNGRNFDLPVLELHALKYGCSAPRYFNQRFGHRYRYSEDGHYDLYEFIGNHGVNRIRGGFDLLCKLIGLRGKGNIDGSMVQDLWEEGRLAEIHEYCRQDVIQTYFLLLRVERMRGRIDESRYEAAWAATARFRERLEAAGPSKDDGDDGAAAP